One Micromonospora eburnea genomic region harbors:
- a CDS encoding winged helix-turn-helix transcriptional regulator encodes MPRRYHCAVEVAVAVVGGRWRPVILAHLKEGVHRYGELRRRMPEISEKMLVQRLRELEREGLVARHDLGTPKAPHVEYHLTDEGRTLVPVLDALYAWGLARAARTGTPIEP; translated from the coding sequence GTGCCAAGGCGCTACCACTGCGCGGTGGAGGTGGCCGTCGCCGTGGTCGGCGGCCGGTGGCGGCCGGTGATCCTCGCCCACCTCAAGGAGGGCGTGCACCGCTACGGCGAGCTGCGCCGCCGGATGCCGGAGATCAGCGAGAAGATGCTCGTCCAGCGGCTGCGCGAGCTGGAGCGGGAGGGCCTGGTCGCCCGGCACGATCTGGGCACCCCGAAGGCCCCGCACGTCGAGTACCACCTCACCGACGAGGGGCGCACCCTCGTCCCGGTGCTCGACGCGCTGTACGCCTGGGGGCTGGCCCGGGCCGCCCGGACCGGAACCCCGATCGAGCCCTGA